A stretch of Aedes aegypti strain LVP_AGWG chromosome 2, AaegL5.0 Primary Assembly, whole genome shotgun sequence DNA encodes these proteins:
- the LOC5569279 gene encoding transportin-1 — MTWEPQPDGLNQIITLLKQSQSTDNAIQRAVQMKLEELNQFPDFNNYLIYVLTKLKTQDEPTRSLSGLILKNNIRIHGTQLQPAIIEYIKQECLMALGDPSPLIRATVGILITTIANKGGLQTWPELLPTLCDMLDSQEYSVCEGSFGALQKICEDSADTLDSAALNRPLNIMIPKFLQFFRHSSPKIRSHAIACINQFIINRTQALMLHIDTFIENLFHLSSDEDREVRKNVCRGLVMLLEVRMDRLMPHMNSIIEYMLIRTQDPDETALEACEFWLSLAEQTICKEALTPHLAQLAPVLVRGMRYSDIDIIILKGDVEEDEMIPDREEDIKPRFHKSRTHTQKAGNMNSQDQGSRPMEGNDEEEDMDDPYDDMDDDSNLSDWNLRKCSAAALDVLANVFKDDFLPILLPILKETLFHQDWQIKESGILALGAIAEGCMNGMIPHLPELIPYLISCLSDKKALVRAITCWTLSRYAHWVVSQPHDQYLKPLMEELLKRILDANKRVQEAACSAFATLEEEACTELVPYLGFILKTLVFAFGKYQHKNLLILYDAIGTLADSVGHHLNKPEYINMLMPPLIQKWNMLKDEDKDLFPLLECLSSVATALQSGFLPYCEPVYRRCISLIQQTLNQDLASTASPGQFELPDKDFMIVALDLLSGLAEGLDGHIESLVVSSNIMQLLYQCMQDSMPEVRQSSFALLGDLTKACFQHVHPFIADFLPILGQNLNPEYISVCNNATWAIGEISIKLREDTKPYIPLVLAQLIEIINNPNTPKTLLENTAITIGRLGLVCPLEVAPSLQQFVRQWCSSLRNIRDNEEKDSAFRGMCQMITVNPVGVVPDFIFFCDAAASWMNPKPDLHEMLQKILLGFKTQVGEENWSRFVEQFPQQLSERLALMYSI, encoded by the exons ATGACGTGGGAACCGCAGCCAGATGGATTGAACCAGATCATCACCCTGCTGAAACAATCGCAATCGACAGACAATGCGATTCAGCGTGCCGTACAGATG AAACTTGAAGAACTGAACCAGTTCCCAGATTTTAACAACTATTTGATTTACGTGCTAACCAAACTGAAGACCCAAGATGAACCCACACGATCTTTGTCGGGTCTAATTCTGAAGAACAACATCCGCATCCACGGAACTCAACTTCAGCCGGCGATTATTGAGTATATCAAGCAAGAATGTTTGATGGCCCTGGGAGATCCATCGCCTCTAATCCGGGCGACAGTGGGAATCCTGATCACCACCATAGCTAACAAGGGAGGCCTCCAGACGTGGCCCGAATTGCTTCCGACGCTTTGTGACATGCTCGATTCACAGGAGTACAGCGTTTGCGAAGGTTCTTTCGGCGCATTGCAGAAAATTTGCGAAGATTCGGCCGACACCTTGGACAGCGCTGCCCTGAATCGCCCACTGAACATCATGATTCCGAAATTCCTGCAATTTTTCCGCCACTCGAGCCCTAAGATTCGCTCTCACGCAATTGCTTGTATCAACCAGTTCATTATCAACCGAACGCAAGCGCTGATGCTGCACATCGATACGTTCATCGAGAATCTGTTCCACCTTTCCTCGGATGAGGACCGCGAGGTTCGGAAGAACGTCTGCCGAGGTTTGGTCATGCTGCTGGAAGTGCGAATGGACCGTTTGATGCCCCATATGAACAGCATCATCGAGTACATGCTGATTCGTACGCAAGATCCCGACGAAACAGCCCTAGAGGCGTGCGAATTTTGGCTTTCTTTGGCGGAGCAGACAATTTGCAAGGAAGCACTTACGCCTCATTTGGCCCAGTTGGCGCCGGTGCTCGTTCGGGGTATGAGATACTCGGATATCGATATAATCATCTTGAAG GGTGATGTCGAAGAGGATGAAATGATTCCAGATCGCGAAGAAGATATCAAACCACGGTTCCACAAATCGCGAACACATACACAGAAGGCAGGTAACATGAACTCGCAGGATCAAGGTTCAAGACCCATGGAAGGaaacgacgaagaagaagacATGGACGATCCTTATGACGATATGGACGATGACAGCAATCTGTCCGACTGGAATCTGCGTAAATGTAGCGCAGCAGCATTGGATGTTCTAGCAAATGTCTTCAAGGACGATTTCCTCCCGATCCTGTTACCTATTCTGAAGGAAACATTGTTCCATCAAGATTGGCAGATCAAGGAAAGTGGAATCTTGGCCTTGGGTGCTATCGCCGAAGGATGCATGAATGGAATGATTCCTCATTTGCCAGAATTGATTCCGTATCTGATTTCGTGTCTCTCGGACAAGAAAGCACTGGTACGGGCGATAACTTGTTGGACACTCTCTCGATATGCCCATTGGGTTGTCAGTCAGCCGCACGATCAATACTTGAAACCTCTGATGGAGGAACTGCTCAAGCGCATCCTCGATGCGAACAAACGTGTTCAGGAAGCAGCTTGCTCGGCATTCGCCACTCTCGAAGAAGAAGCATGCACGGAATTGGTTCCTTATCTTGGATTCATACTGAAAACTTTGGTATTTGCCTTCGGGAAATACCAACACAAAAATCTTCTCATCTTGTACGACGCCATTGGCACATTGGCAGACTCCGTTGGTCATCATTTGAACAAACCAGAGTATATCAACATGTTGATGCCACCGTTGATTCAAAAGTGGAACATGCTCAAAGACGAAGACAAAGATCTGTTTCCACTGTTGGAGTGTTTATCCAGTGTGGCCACAGCTTTGCAGTCCGGATTCCTTCCATACTGCGAACCGGTGTACAGAAGATGTATATCGTTGATACAGCAAACTTTGAATCAGGATCTAGCCAGCACTGCGAGTCCCGGACAGTTTGAGCTACCAGATAAGGATTTCATGATTGTGGCTCTGGATTTACTTTCCGGCCTGGCAGAGGGACTCGATGGCCACATTGAATCCTTGGTGGTCAGTAGTAACATCATGCAGCTTCTCTACCAGTGTATGCAGGATTCCATGCCAGAA GTACGGCAGTCTTCGTTTGCACTACTCGGAGACTTGACAAAGGCATGCTTCCAGCACGTCCATCCATTTATTGCAGACTTTTTACCTATTTTGggccaaaatttgaatccggaATACATTTCAGTATGCAATAATGCCACCTGGGCCATCGGTGAAATCAGCATCAAACTAC GTGAAGACACGAAGCCGTACATTCCTTTGGTGCTGGCACAGCTGATTGAAATCATCAACAATCCTAATACACCCAAAACACTTTTGGAAAACACCG CAATAACAATTGGTCGACTCGGTCTTGTGTGCCCCCTAGAAGTGGCTCCTTCATTGCAACAGTTTGTGCGACAATG GTGTTCATCACTCCGAAACATCCGGGATAACGAAGAGAAAGACTCCGCCTTCCGTGGTATGTGCCAAATGATTACCGTCAATCCGGTTGGAGTGGTGCCCGATTTCATCTTTTTCTGCGACGCTGCAGCATCGTGGATGAACCCGAAACCAGATTTGCACGAGATGCTTCAAAAG ATTCTGCTGGGCTTCAAGACCCAAGTGGGAGAGGAAAATTGGAGTCGGTTTGTCGAACAATTTCCTCAGCAGCTCAGCGAGCGATTGGCACTGATGTATAGCATCTAA